ATGTGATCCAGGAAAATGTAGCTGgtaccagaaaatgtttgagttATCTGTCCTGTActtaaaaatgattattattattattttattttatttttttaaatctctgccTTAAATTCTTGATgtgcatttcaaaatgtatcaGTCCAGTGTTCAGAGAGAATTTGACCAATCTGTGCTAAAGGTTGCCTGATGTATCTGCTTTTGCAATATGTTTCTTCAAACAAATCTTATCTGTTATTCTTTTGCCAAAACATAGACTCTGTTCTCATGAGCAACAGCTGGTTTACCATTAGTGTGCTTAACCTTAACTCCTTCTCCTCCAGGCCTGATCTGGTCCAGATACTCGTTGGTCATAATCCCGAAGAACTGGAACCTGTTTTGTGTCAACTTCTTTGTCGGCAGCGCGGGAGCCTCCCAGCTCTACAGGATCTggaggtttgtgtgtttggtggttAATTTACAGTATAACTGACCAATGAGTTACCTGGCCTTATTATCTCCGTTAGAACCATTTTAATGATCAATTATAATAAGTAATGCGATGAAGAATTTTCTCTCACCTGGATTGTGATGGCTATACTATAAAAGAACAGTGTTCAGAAAGATTTTGgtaacaaaatcaaacaaaataaatagaattattattattatttattaaaaaggttattcaaataaataataagcagaaattattcaaatgttCAGGCTCACGTGTGTTTCTTTAATCATTGTAATCAGACAGCACATGAAACAGACggcaaataaaatacatgttcAAATTATAGTCTTaataatatgttatttttttcttctctaatAGGCACAAGCAGGATATGAAGGCGCAGGCTAAAGAGGCTGCGGAGACCTGAGTGCTTTTCTGTTGCCAACGCTCCACTTGCTTCAGTGGACAGAAAAGGAGACTTCGCACTGGGCTCAAACCTGCCCCTTCTCATCATCTCTACATCGTCCCACGCTGTCTCCATAACATCCATGCCATAACCATTATTCTACCACATTAAGCCTGTTGTCCCTGTTGGAAATGTGCACTTTTCCTTAAGTTTCAAATTTCCTCagggtgtttaaaaaaaaaaaaaaaaaaaaaaaagaaagaaagagagcctTTTTTAACTGTAGTCAACACACACTCAAGAATGGTGGTCATCAACGCACAAGTACTACTTGTTCAACAAGTAGTATgattgtacattttttaaatttaacttcATGCTCTCTATCTCGTGCACTAGTTGGgaagttttgcttttttttccatCAGTTATTCAGGTGTAGCAATCAGTACCTCATGCAATAATTTCCCAAAAAATGTAACTCTTGGATATGTGTTGAATGTGGTTTAAGGAATGTCtccaaatgaaattaaaaaagataTCATAacatttatcttttaatttacttatttataaTTTGGTTGCAGTCACTGCATCTGTACCTTAGTGATTATTAAATCATTATTGATCACCATGTAATGATTCCTTCCATCTTAATGGCTTTAAGTCTTTAAATGTGTGTCAGAACAAATCATAATTTATGaatcatttgattaaaaaaattctCTCGTAGTCAAAACTGTATAGAAAGAtgctgttattttctgattCTTTATCAGGCGTCCTTACACAAATGCCACATAGTTAACCTGTACAGCTTTTTATTGATTGTTACTACAGAGTCAACTAGCAAACACTGGTACTGACGTGCTAACGGCTCTTTATTATCAAACTCTTGCTGCTGAATGCCTCTTTGTTTGTGGAAAggtgtttaatattttgtctgtgTAAGAATGGCACTTTCTTAGACATGTTCCCGCTATTTAATCCCCTGGCTATTTTAGCAATAATCTGTAATAATCAGTAATCTCAtcacttttaaatatttcttgaCTGTTTGAACAAATGGCACTTTGAAGGTTGATCATTTTGGCTCTGTGGCTATGTAATGCTAATAAATCCTGTTTAACACCTATAAGTATGGACATCTCAGAGTTTACAAATACAAAGTGACTGAAGCTAAAGATTGTTAGGGTTAGTACTATTCAAACTGAtgtcaatttttttaaatagaaagtCTGTGTTGACAGGAATCGAGGGTCTAACTAAAATGATTGAGTTGCGAAATGGAAATCGTAGGATCCAGCAcgtttggagcttgacccagaCACAGGACTAAAATGAGGATATCTGAGGATAACTTTATCAGACTGCCCCTTTAATCAATTGTCAGAAACTGAATCGCTAACTACTTTGATAAACTAATCATCGTTTGTCATTCTTCaggaaaaaatgccaaacatcacTTTGCTCTAGTACCTCAATTGTGAAGATTTTCTGctcttctttgtctttatctgatagtaaactgaatatttgggttttaggcttttatagactaaacattTAAGTAAGAAAATAAGCAGCAGATtcatcaacaatgaaaatactcaTTAGATGCAGCCCTAGAAGATATTAGGTTGGGTGCTAAAAGTGCTGAaggtgcagtggtggaagaagtatttacttaagtaaataacagcaataacaaactgaaaataCTCCTCCTACTctagtaaaagtatgtaagtattatctgCTAAATTTACAGagagtattaaaagtaaaagtactcattgtgcagtaaaatgttccctgtcagtgttttactattatgatgtttctggattaatattactgctgcattaatgtgtctgttgcattttactgctgtagatgttgaAGGTtaagctaatttgaactactttatatactgttggatagtttaatctacagcagtgcatcatggtctataaaaTCATCacgtttgtagcgtcgctgtcctgtgagaactaCGTATCTCTAAAACTctacttttcatgagctcagaaaaacagccttttcagatttgtgacgatgcattttccagctaatccgaGGGGGATTAAATAGTTTAgctaaatagtttatttatcttaagatgtagaagaattttctcaacccataaaggaaacacttcatccttcagtttattaGAAACATTCAGAATCACCAGATTTGGAGATACAtgattttcactggacaggaagggtatgaaacattgtaatctgaaaggtagctagtaactaaagctatcaGACAATTGTAGCGGAGtagaaaatacaatatttgcctctgagatgtagcggagtagaagtacaaagttgcataaaatggaaatactcaagtaaagtacaagtacctggaatttgtactcaagtacagtactgtaaatctactcagttacattccaccgctgTTCAGGTGTGAGTTTAACATGACTTTTGGGACAGTAAAGTTAATGCAGGAGGCTTTTGATAGCTTTATTTTCACATCTGTTATGGCTACATAATTGATGTGAGCCACTGTTTCTAGTAAACACAATAAATCTCACTTTGTCAGGAGATAGAGGACAACCTGACACTCCATCTCCCTCTGCTGCACTACAGAGAAACAAATCCCCATTTCTAACATCCACCAGCTGAACAAATGGTGACAAGTTTCATACTCAGGTACCAAAAACGCACCACATCAATCTCAGCCTCGATTTGTTCAACTCATGGCTTCAAATTTATAGTCATTTTTGCATATAAAAGCTTCAGTCAATTTAAATGACTGATATAGTAACCTGGTGATTGGACTGACGATCCATCTTTTAGTCAAATAATGTATTACTGCTCTTAAGACTCTGAACCATGTTTCTACACCAAATCCTGTTTGTAAACTGACAAATTCTTTACGCAGCTGTGTTATAGCGCACCAAACTCTATAAAAAAGGGTCACTCTTGTAATAAAacccactttaaaaaaaaagcaggttGACACATTGTTGAAAGATTAGATATATTGGCAAAGTTTTCATGCTGCAACATTGTCAAATTACAAGTCACACAAATGATGGTTAACCACAAAATTTTATTAACAACCATAAACAATGAGTCAGGTTTAGCGTTTTCCACCGACGCGGGGTGCGCTGATCTTCATGGGCTTGGCGATCTTGGGTTTCTGGGCAGTCTTGGTAGAGGCCTGCAGCAGGAGAAATACATTAAATTCAGTATCCTGCCCCAAATCAACATATTCTACAATTTAAAACTGAGAATGAAGTTACTTAATAAGTTAAAAGGTTAGCGTTTATGGTTTAGTCTTTTGAAATCAGGGTTAAACTTGTATTTTTTTGCCAAATGGCATAAATAGTACTCAACTATAATATTCATAACATGTATACAACATAGCATCCCAGATTTTATATTGGCGAAGGAAATTAACTAAACACTACTACTTCTGCACGACCTGAGATCTTACCTTTGCACTTGTCGCAGCTGGCTTCTTGGCTGCCTGCTTTGCCTTCTTGGCCTCCTTGGCAGCTCTGAGAgaataaagagagaaacaatCAGCCAAACTGAACAAATAGGAGTGGGCGACGGGGACAAAATCCTCTGTCATCTTTGTGCTATCATGTAATCTTACATTGTGACAAATTatttatggataaaataaccacaGTAATGCATCTTCAGCTAATAACGAAATGAAATACCTGGCAAATCAAGGTACATCACCACACTGACGCAGGagttttacaaaatgtattcagcTATAAAAGCAGTCCTGCCCATTGGTTTACAACATTGCTTATAATGGCTTAATAAATCTAAAGATATTTAGGGATAGGTACCTTGGTATAATAAAAAGTTATATAAACATGTTGACAAGTTTTGTCAACAATAAGGCACAGAAATGCTTTTTGTTGAACAGGTTTAAGGCTGGTTATTTGATGGTGAAAAGGTGTGTTGAAATGTCACTTCGCCAAAATTTTCCACttgtttcttaaaaaataaatacattaaaaattcAGGCAAAACCGACTATGCAGATGTACAATTCTTAATTTTATTCAtctgccatttaaaaaaaaagagtggcTGATGACGCTCCCAAGTTTTGAAACGCCACAACCCATATTATCAGATTGGTCTAGACTCAACTGATTCTATGATGACATTTTCCCAAATAAAACGTTATAGTGAAAACAGATTGCAAGATTAGACTTGCTTTACCAGGCTAGCTGTGGCCTGCTACCACTGAGATGACCAACTACAATTACTACATAATGTGTCTCCTTCAATTGATAAATGGATAGTTTGTGTCCTTACCTGATGGCCTGCTCCCTCTGGGCCTTGCGGACCTCGGGCTTCTGGTTCCTCTTGGCCATGATCTCAGCCAGGGAGGCCCCAGTGATGGCCCTCTGGAATTTCACTGCGCGGCGGGTACGCTTCTTTGCCACCTCTtcctgttaaaaacacatcatgacGGGAGTTTATTTGTAGCGCAATATCTCACTATATTGCCCAACCTCTGTTCATTGAAGGACAAAGAAGGATCAAGAGCATCCTACATAATTAGTAGCTTACATCATGTTCAAGTCACATGCAAAACACTAGGTCTTGTTAAATCAGTGAAGCTGCTACCGATAGATGAAAGCAAGAACAGAGACTTAGATGTTCA
This Siniperca chuatsi isolate FFG_IHB_CAS linkage group LG12, ASM2008510v1, whole genome shotgun sequence DNA region includes the following protein-coding sequences:
- the rpl24 gene encoding 60S ribosomal protein L24, with product MKVELCSFSGYKIYPGHGRRYARIDGKVFQFLNAKCESAFLAKRNPRQINWTVLYRRKHKKGQSEEVAKKRTRRAVKFQRAITGASLAEIMAKRNQKPEVRKAQREQAIRAAKEAKKAKQAAKKPAATSAKASTKTAQKPKIAKPMKISAPRVGGKR